In Bacillus sp. Cs-700, one genomic interval encodes:
- the iadA gene encoding beta-aspartyl-peptidase yields the protein MFTVIRNAEIYTPDHIGKKDLLIAFDKIAMIEDEIKLPDSIPHEVIDANGKMIFPGFIDSHVHITGGGGEGSYRTRTPELTLSKATSAGVTTIVGVIGTDGTTRTMPDLIAKARGLEEEGITCYVHTGSYQVPVKTLTGKIEDDIILIDRVVGAGEIAISDHRSSQPTVEEMAKIASAARIGGMLSGKAGIVNIHLGDSPSKLSLLEQVVETTDIPIKTFHPTHINRTEELFEAGITYAKKGGNIDFTTSTIPQFLEEGEVKCSTGLKRALEGGVPVERITFTSDGQASLPAFNASGEFEGLQIGSVASLFKEVRDAIVEEGVPISDAIKVITKNPASLLRLSQKGEIAVEKDADLVIVDSNFQIDTVFARGRKMIEARECLVKGTFE from the coding sequence ATGTTTACAGTCATAAGAAATGCTGAGATTTATACGCCGGATCATATAGGTAAGAAAGATCTGCTAATCGCGTTTGATAAAATCGCAATGATTGAGGATGAAATTAAACTACCTGATTCGATTCCGCATGAGGTAATCGATGCGAATGGGAAAATGATCTTTCCAGGATTTATCGACTCTCACGTTCACATTACAGGTGGTGGCGGTGAAGGGAGCTATCGAACAAGAACGCCCGAATTAACGCTATCGAAAGCGACGAGTGCTGGTGTAACAACGATTGTTGGGGTGATTGGAACAGATGGCACAACGCGTACAATGCCTGACCTTATTGCAAAAGCGCGGGGATTAGAAGAAGAAGGCATTACGTGCTATGTGCATACAGGAAGTTATCAGGTACCGGTAAAAACGTTAACTGGAAAAATTGAGGATGACATTATTTTGATAGATCGCGTGGTCGGAGCGGGTGAGATTGCGATTAGTGATCATCGTTCTTCTCAGCCCACAGTAGAAGAAATGGCTAAGATTGCTTCAGCTGCAAGAATTGGTGGAATGCTTTCTGGAAAAGCGGGCATCGTCAATATTCACCTTGGGGATAGTCCGTCTAAACTATCGCTACTCGAGCAAGTCGTCGAAACGACGGATATTCCGATTAAGACGTTTCACCCAACGCATATTAATCGGACAGAAGAACTGTTCGAAGCAGGGATCACTTATGCGAAAAAAGGCGGAAATATTGATTTTACGACAAGCACCATTCCTCAATTTCTTGAAGAAGGCGAAGTGAAATGCAGTACGGGATTGAAGCGTGCACTTGAGGGTGGAGTCCCGGTTGAACGAATTACGTTTACATCTGACGGACAAGCAAGTTTACCTGCTTTTAATGCTTCTGGAGAGTTTGAAGGGCTACAGATCGGTTCTGTGGCTTCACTTTTTAAAGAAGTGCGAGATGCCATTGTTGAAGAAGGCGTACCCATTTCGGATGCGATTAAAGTGATAACGAAAAATCCGGCATCGCTATTGAGGTTAAGTCAAAAAGGTGAGATTGCGGTGGAGAAGGATGCGGATCTTGTGATCGTAGACTCGAATTTTCAGATTGATACTGTCTTTGCCCGAGGAAGAAAGATGATAGAAGCGAGAGAGTGTCTTGTGAAAGGAACGTTTGAATAG
- a CDS encoding DUF2254 domain-containing protein: MNSTIWFMPFWYIVGAIALSAFTYYLDYVVDVSLYLPIGIGFSGQTLQVLLSALVGGVLTLSAFTLNSLLVALTTFSGQFSSKMLVNFVSDRATQHVLGIFNGSFIYVLLNFLYVTHGEEEYVVATPVLSILTAITAAITFIYFINHTATWMQVHNISFNMNVKSKSVQASLEKELNSYHLEKQVESESLPLESDGKVMKTSQSGYFQVADFAKLIKQANKDNCLLRFDVRIGEFVVEGTPLLTYWEYGQSINPERYHKSIEIGVKRTEIQDLEYGLIKLAEVAIKALGHNDPLTVTNTIHQIADLLKSIGQSTNFSPYLFDQEEELRIILNQKNFPYYLHKGFASIREYANQNSTVMTELLTMISLLSKTLDKDVHEDLWEFARQTILGFDNYSLYENDCLYILEQLSDLAKHTGNQEDYLFLLEYMLQRVSSKSASKVLNDPNKE; encoded by the coding sequence TTGAACTCAACCATTTGGTTTATGCCGTTTTGGTATATTGTTGGCGCGATCGCTCTTTCTGCTTTTACCTATTATCTCGATTATGTGGTGGATGTTAGCTTATATTTACCGATCGGGATCGGTTTCAGTGGACAGACACTGCAGGTGCTTCTAAGTGCACTCGTAGGAGGGGTGCTAACGTTAAGTGCCTTTACACTTAACTCTTTGCTCGTCGCACTCACGACGTTTAGCGGTCAGTTCTCTTCCAAAATGTTAGTAAACTTCGTCAGTGACCGGGCAACCCAACACGTACTTGGTATTTTTAATGGAAGTTTTATTTATGTACTTTTAAACTTCTTATATGTGACACATGGTGAAGAGGAATACGTTGTTGCGACACCGGTATTATCCATCCTGACAGCTATTACAGCTGCTATCACTTTTATTTATTTTATCAATCATACAGCTACCTGGATGCAAGTTCATAACATCAGTTTTAATATGAATGTTAAGTCGAAATCCGTGCAGGCTTCCCTAGAAAAAGAATTAAACTCTTACCATCTTGAGAAGCAAGTAGAGAGTGAATCTCTTCCTCTTGAGTCTGATGGAAAGGTAATGAAAACAAGTCAATCTGGTTATTTTCAAGTCGCTGACTTTGCGAAACTTATTAAACAAGCGAATAAAGACAACTGCCTTTTAAGGTTTGATGTTAGAATTGGCGAATTTGTAGTAGAAGGAACGCCGCTTCTTACTTATTGGGAATATGGACAAAGCATTAATCCTGAACGGTACCACAAGTCTATTGAGATCGGAGTAAAGCGTACAGAAATTCAAGATTTGGAGTATGGATTAATAAAGCTTGCCGAAGTAGCGATCAAGGCTTTAGGGCATAATGATCCGCTTACGGTTACGAATACGATTCATCAGATTGCTGATTTGTTGAAAAGTATTGGACAGTCTACGAACTTTTCTCCCTATCTTTTCGATCAGGAAGAGGAGCTTCGCATTATCTTAAATCAAAAGAATTTTCCTTATTATCTTCACAAGGGATTCGCCTCCATTCGTGAGTATGCAAATCAAAATTCAACAGTGATGACGGAACTTTTAACGATGATCTCCCTTCTAAGTAAAACGTTGGATAAGGATGTACACGAAGATCTATGGGAGTTTGCTCGCCAGACGATTTTAGGATTTGATAACTATAGTCTGTATGAAAATGATTGTTTGTATATTTTAGAGCAACTGTCCGATCTAGCGAAACACACAGGCAATCAGGAGGATTATCTTTTCCTGCTTGAATATATGCTCCAGCGAGTTAGTTCAAAGAGTGCCTCTAAGGTGCTGAATGATCCTAATAAGGAATAA
- a CDS encoding Lrp/AsnC family transcriptional regulator: MIDQTDLWIIKELSKNGRITMKELGEKVHLTGQAASSRVLRLEEQGIIEGYSVQVDKSKMGYAVHCFLTIYTLNIHHTPYLSFIKTKEEYVLNNYKISGDGCYLLECRFPSNKELDEFLVQLNEHVNYKLSIVIKEA; encoded by the coding sequence ATGATCGATCAAACGGACCTATGGATTATTAAAGAATTATCGAAGAACGGACGCATCACAATGAAAGAGCTTGGTGAAAAAGTTCATTTAACGGGTCAGGCCGCTTCATCTCGAGTGTTGAGATTAGAAGAACAGGGGATCATAGAAGGTTACTCGGTTCAAGTAGATAAGTCGAAAATGGGTTATGCTGTGCATTGTTTTCTGACGATCTACACCTTAAATATTCATCATACCCCATACCTTTCTTTTATTAAGACAAAAGAAGAATATGTTCTCAACAACTATAAAATAAGCGGTGATGGATGTTATTTGCTAGAATGTCGTTTTCCTTCCAATAAAGAACTTGATGAATTTCTTGTTCAATTAAATGAGCACGTGAATTATAAACTGTCGATTGTGATTAAAGAAGCATAG
- the yfcC gene encoding putative basic amino acid antiporter YfcC: MMIKTERRGSMEQEKRKKEMKMPHTFVIVFFVVLAAAALTYFIPKGTFETEDVTYIQQGEEQTKTVLVPDSFKYVTDDGGDAVREGVSLFEPYGGAGFLNYVFEGLVSGDKWGSAVGVVAFILIIGGAFGIIMRTKAIDQGILSIIDKTKGREVLIIPIMFFLFSLGGAVFGMGEEAIAFAMILIPLVVALGYDAITGVMITYVATQIGFATSWMNPFSVAIAQGVSGIPVLSGSPFRMVMWGVFTIIGIAYTMWYANGVRKDPRKSLSTDANRYFREYNQNQDLASKFTLGHGLVVLTLVAGIGWIIWGVIEHAYYIPEIATQFFTIGIIAGVIAVIFKLNAMTVNDIAEGFTDGAKDLLPAALIVGMAKGIVIILGGDAAGEPSVLNTMLYSAGNLVDDFPAALSAWFMFVFQSVFNFFVVSGSGQAALTMPLMAPLSDIAGVTRQVAVLAFQLGDGLTNIIVPTSAALMGTLGAARMDWGTWFKFIIKFQIVLFVLASVFVITASLMNFQ; this comes from the coding sequence ATGATGATTAAAACGGAAAGAAGGGGAAGTATGGAACAAGAAAAGAGAAAAAAAGAAATGAAGATGCCTCATACGTTTGTGATTGTATTTTTTGTCGTACTTGCTGCTGCTGCTTTAACGTACTTTATTCCTAAAGGAACGTTTGAAACGGAGGATGTAACGTATATCCAGCAGGGAGAGGAGCAAACGAAAACGGTTCTTGTCCCGGACAGTTTCAAGTATGTAACGGACGATGGTGGAGATGCGGTGCGAGAAGGGGTTTCACTATTTGAGCCTTATGGTGGAGCGGGTTTTCTTAATTATGTGTTCGAAGGGCTAGTATCGGGAGATAAATGGGGATCTGCTGTAGGTGTTGTCGCTTTTATCTTAATTATTGGTGGTGCATTTGGGATCATCATGCGCACAAAGGCGATAGATCAAGGCATTCTCTCCATTATTGATAAAACAAAGGGTCGAGAAGTGCTTATTATTCCGATTATGTTCTTTTTATTTTCGCTTGGTGGAGCAGTTTTTGGCATGGGGGAAGAGGCGATTGCCTTTGCGATGATACTCATACCACTTGTCGTAGCTCTCGGGTATGATGCTATTACAGGGGTAATGATAACGTATGTTGCAACACAAATTGGATTTGCAACTTCGTGGATGAACCCATTTAGTGTGGCGATTGCTCAAGGAGTATCCGGCATTCCAGTTTTGTCAGGTTCACCATTCCGGATGGTGATGTGGGGAGTTTTCACGATTATAGGGATTGCGTACACAATGTGGTATGCGAATGGTGTTCGTAAGGATCCAAGGAAATCGCTTAGTACAGATGCGAATCGGTACTTTAGGGAGTACAATCAGAATCAAGACCTGGCTAGCAAATTTACGCTTGGCCATGGACTTGTTGTCCTCACCCTTGTGGCAGGAATTGGCTGGATTATATGGGGTGTTATTGAACATGCTTATTACATTCCGGAGATTGCAACACAGTTCTTTACAATTGGGATTATTGCTGGTGTGATTGCAGTGATCTTTAAGTTAAATGCCATGACAGTAAATGATATTGCAGAAGGCTTTACGGACGGTGCAAAAGATTTGCTTCCGGCTGCGTTAATCGTTGGGATGGCCAAAGGAATTGTGATTATTCTTGGTGGCGATGCTGCTGGTGAACCTTCTGTATTAAATACAATGTTATATAGTGCAGGAAATTTAGTTGATGATTTTCCAGCTGCGCTATCAGCGTGGTTTATGTTTGTCTTCCAGTCTGTGTTTAATTTCTTTGTTGTATCAGGAAGCGGCCAAGCGGCACTCACGATGCCGCTCATGGCTCCGCTCTCTGATATTGCAGGAGTTACGCGTCAAGTTGCTGTTCTCGCTTTCCAACTAGGGGACGGGCTGACAAACATTATTGTTCCGACATCAGCGGCGCTAATGGGTACACTTGGTGCAGCTAGAATGGATTGGGGTACGTGGTTCAAATTTATTATTAAGTTTCAAATCGTGCTGTTTGTTCTTGCGTCTGTCTTTGTGATCACAGCTTCGCTCATGAACTTCCAGTAA
- a CDS encoding cyanophycinase translates to MGKWKHVIAVTAMLAVCMVIVILGKQLETDATGANETKGSLVIVGGALSPDNEEVYDSFLSLGMDYRNKAKDELKIGIMPTASATPIESASSYKADFVRYGVSEENIDILPIAVSDDPSTEEDESKWNDGAYSEDLADKVKQYDAIWFVGGNQLDYTKTLINDGKDTPVLASIRETYQDGAVLGGSSAGAAIMSDPMIGAGTSSGALNEGVTYEDNYGDADDNRVFLTQGLGFFEGGTVDQHFVKRGRFGRLIVGAWDAGNEMGYGIDENSAMIVHHDDQSIEVVGESGLVIVDLSNAKKTTDFPTAMKDVNISYIEKGDRYFWESKTYQINEDKPLIEQPYYPVSATNTGIFGEDALKQVLTYDLVDSDSNEAIGLAYELTGDKRGEGFKLVFSETNQTKGYWGKINGEESYAAINVSLDVTPMKVKLKIDKVNEKKMEKF, encoded by the coding sequence TTGGGGAAATGGAAGCATGTTATCGCTGTTACTGCAATGCTCGCAGTTTGTATGGTAATAGTCATTCTAGGGAAGCAGTTGGAAACGGATGCCACTGGCGCAAATGAAACAAAAGGGTCACTGGTAATAGTAGGAGGGGCTTTAAGCCCGGATAATGAAGAAGTATATGACTCGTTTCTTTCATTAGGGATGGATTATCGAAACAAGGCAAAGGATGAATTGAAAATTGGCATTATGCCAACTGCCAGTGCGACGCCAATAGAAAGTGCCTCTTCTTACAAAGCAGACTTCGTACGCTATGGTGTTAGTGAGGAGAATATTGATATTCTACCTATTGCCGTAAGTGATGACCCGTCTACAGAAGAAGATGAATCGAAGTGGAATGATGGTGCATACAGTGAAGATCTTGCTGACAAAGTGAAGCAGTATGATGCGATTTGGTTTGTGGGGGGGAATCAGTTAGATTATACGAAGACTCTTATAAATGATGGGAAGGACACTCCTGTCTTAGCTTCAATCAGAGAGACTTATCAAGATGGTGCAGTTTTAGGTGGTTCCAGTGCGGGGGCAGCAATTATGAGTGATCCGATGATTGGCGCAGGGACAAGCTCTGGTGCGCTAAATGAAGGGGTCACCTATGAAGATAACTATGGTGATGCTGATGACAATCGCGTTTTCCTTACACAAGGGCTTGGTTTCTTTGAGGGGGGTACGGTTGATCAGCACTTTGTAAAGCGTGGCCGCTTTGGGAGACTAATCGTTGGGGCATGGGATGCTGGTAACGAAATGGGCTACGGTATTGACGAAAACAGTGCAATGATTGTTCATCATGACGATCAATCGATTGAAGTTGTTGGAGAAAGTGGGCTTGTCATCGTTGATCTTTCTAATGCTAAAAAAACAACAGATTTTCCGACGGCAATGAAAGATGTGAATATCAGTTACATTGAAAAAGGAGATCGGTATTTTTGGGAATCAAAAACGTATCAGATCAACGAGGACAAACCACTTATTGAACAACCTTATTATCCGGTAAGCGCTACGAATACAGGGATTTTTGGTGAAGATGCACTAAAACAAGTTCTTACGTATGATCTCGTTGATAGTGACTCCAATGAAGCGATCGGCCTTGCTTATGAACTGACCGGAGACAAGAGAGGAGAAGGGTTTAAGCTTGTCTTCTCAGAAACGAATCAAACGAAAGGATACTGGGGGAAAATCAACGGCGAAGAATCTTATGCTGCCATTAACGTTTCCCTTGATGTAACACCAATGAAAGTGAAGTTAAAAATCGATAAAGTAAACGAAAAGAAAATGGAAAAATTCTAG
- a CDS encoding MBL fold metallo-hydrolase yields MKIQFVRNATLVLHFANKKFLIDPFLSDKGAIPPFPNTANQHLSNPTVDLPTSINEIVDVDAVIVTHLHPDHFDEKAKQVLPKEILIYAQNQEDVEAIKEEGFQNVVSLEMESSFADVTLSRTDGKHGAGEILKQTGKVSGIAFSHPNEKTVYIAGDTLFNEDVQTAIQHHKPEIIVVNAGAAQFLEGGPITMTKENVVQTYQEAPDATIVAVHMEALNHCLLTRDELKQFVKEKELQNKVLIPDDGQTLSF; encoded by the coding sequence ATGAAAATTCAATTTGTTCGTAACGCAACGCTCGTTCTTCATTTTGCTAATAAAAAATTTCTAATCGATCCATTCCTATCTGATAAAGGAGCAATTCCGCCTTTCCCAAATACGGCAAACCAGCACCTTTCAAACCCTACTGTCGATTTACCAACATCAATCAATGAAATCGTTGATGTTGACGCAGTGATCGTCACTCACCTGCATCCCGACCACTTTGACGAGAAAGCGAAACAGGTTCTTCCAAAAGAGATCCTGATTTATGCGCAAAACCAAGAAGATGTCGAAGCGATAAAAGAAGAAGGTTTTCAAAACGTCGTTTCCCTTGAGATGGAATCTTCTTTTGCAGATGTTACTTTATCACGTACAGACGGGAAGCACGGAGCAGGCGAAATCTTAAAGCAAACGGGGAAAGTATCCGGTATTGCATTTTCTCATCCAAATGAAAAAACCGTTTATATTGCCGGCGATACTCTCTTCAACGAGGATGTTCAAACAGCGATTCAGCATCATAAACCAGAAATCATTGTAGTGAATGCTGGTGCTGCCCAATTTCTTGAAGGCGGCCCCATTACAATGACGAAAGAAAACGTTGTGCAAACTTATCAAGAGGCACCAGATGCAACGATTGTTGCCGTTCATATGGAAGCACTCAATCACTGTCTGTTAACACGAGATGAGTTAAAACAATTCGTTAAAGAAAAAGAGCTTCAAAATAAAGTCCTCATTCCTGATGACGGTCAAACCCTGTCATTTTAA
- a CDS encoding sigma 54-interacting transcriptional regulator — protein MERPTLTLIAGSTQTKKILYDQLHQLAGDYIVVRAFAIDESLPNQLEDHVILYSSEATKTEAATISNIAGKESIVGKRTIRHDYIDRLLTIPHGERVLMVNDDDPSTVDVIESLYQLGINHVTFLPFKRGQMFYDNIHVAVSPGETHLCPSYIPHIIDIGVRPFDMATIIKVMDYFQLDDSVSSKVSERFIRSMIILHRKILGAEKEALQTTEHYQNVVNTVDDGILAINKEREITLFNHRLEALFQMPAKDVIGRDLSYVVDTDLQDFIINGLEENKFVSMNGVDVVAFRQSIPEEHTTVVTFKSVNQAFEIEKTAQREQHKKGFAAKYDFEDILGEHPRLLERVRIAKKLAIAEHPVLINGETGVGKELFAHAIHRNSLRKNGPFIAINCSALTESLLESELFGYEEGTFTGAQRGGKKGLFELADNGTIFLDEIGDISPTVQAHLLRVLQEKEIRRIGGRKITPINVRVIAATNKNLEQKITEGTFRSDLFYRLNVLQLAIPPLRERLTDIQSLTNYFVTKSGTWMKVDQQVIETFMAHHWPGNIRELKSMIDYALVVASGSTITLEDLPYHRLKPVNEKPATLPVSSIDAKDHYVILQIMKDRNDEGKTASRDLLSKESATLSHALSPQQIRLRLNDLENKGYIVKGRGRAGTQITLEGEQYLAQLKSYQKSR, from the coding sequence TTGGAGCGACCTACCTTAACGCTAATTGCTGGAAGTACCCAAACGAAAAAAATACTCTATGATCAATTGCATCAGTTGGCCGGTGATTACATCGTCGTAAGGGCTTTTGCGATTGACGAATCGTTACCAAATCAACTTGAAGATCACGTTATCTTGTATTCTTCCGAAGCAACTAAAACGGAAGCTGCTACGATAAGTAACATCGCAGGAAAAGAATCCATTGTAGGCAAACGAACCATTCGCCATGACTATATCGATCGTCTCCTTACGATTCCACATGGCGAAAGAGTCTTAATGGTGAATGATGACGATCCATCCACGGTTGATGTTATTGAATCACTTTACCAACTTGGCATTAACCACGTGACGTTTCTTCCATTTAAACGAGGACAAATGTTTTACGACAATATTCACGTAGCCGTTTCTCCTGGCGAAACGCACTTATGCCCATCTTATATTCCTCACATCATTGATATCGGAGTAAGACCTTTTGATATGGCGACGATTATTAAAGTAATGGATTATTTTCAATTGGACGATTCCGTTTCTTCCAAAGTTTCCGAGCGCTTCATTCGAAGTATGATCATCTTACACCGCAAGATTCTTGGTGCTGAAAAAGAGGCGCTTCAAACAACAGAACATTATCAAAACGTCGTCAATACTGTCGATGATGGTATTCTTGCCATCAATAAAGAAAGAGAGATTACCTTGTTTAACCACCGACTTGAGGCACTGTTCCAGATGCCAGCAAAAGATGTCATTGGTCGTGATCTTTCATATGTAGTGGATACCGATCTTCAAGATTTTATCATTAACGGATTAGAGGAAAATAAATTCGTTTCAATGAACGGGGTAGATGTTGTAGCCTTTCGTCAATCAATCCCAGAGGAACATACGACAGTTGTTACTTTTAAGAGCGTCAATCAGGCGTTTGAAATTGAAAAAACGGCCCAGCGAGAGCAGCATAAGAAAGGATTCGCTGCAAAATATGACTTCGAAGATATTCTCGGTGAACACCCCCGCCTTCTTGAACGCGTACGTATCGCAAAAAAACTCGCCATTGCAGAGCACCCTGTTTTGATTAACGGAGAAACAGGCGTTGGTAAAGAACTTTTCGCACACGCGATTCACCGTAATTCTCTTCGAAAAAACGGGCCGTTTATCGCGATTAATTGTAGCGCTTTGACGGAGAGTCTTTTAGAGAGTGAATTATTTGGGTATGAAGAAGGAACATTTACAGGAGCGCAGCGCGGAGGAAAGAAAGGACTATTTGAGCTTGCAGATAACGGAACGATTTTCCTCGATGAGATTGGTGATATTAGTCCAACGGTCCAAGCCCACTTACTGCGTGTTCTTCAGGAAAAAGAAATTAGAAGGATTGGTGGTAGAAAAATTACGCCGATTAATGTAAGAGTCATTGCCGCTACAAATAAAAACCTTGAACAAAAAATCACAGAAGGTACGTTTCGCTCGGATTTATTTTACCGATTAAATGTCCTTCAACTTGCGATCCCTCCACTTCGTGAACGTTTGACCGATATTCAATCACTCACAAACTACTTTGTTACAAAAAGCGGCACATGGATGAAAGTGGACCAACAAGTGATCGAAACGTTTATGGCCCATCATTGGCCAGGAAATATTCGCGAGCTGAAAAGCATGATTGATTACGCGCTTGTTGTGGCAAGCGGCTCTACAATTACATTGGAGGATCTCCCCTACCATCGCCTAAAACCAGTGAACGAGAAGCCAGCGACACTTCCAGTTAGTAGCATTGATGCGAAGGATCACTACGTCATCTTGCAGATCATGAAAGACCGAAATGATGAAGGCAAAACAGCAAGTCGAGATTTACTTTCTAAAGAAAGCGCCACTTTATCTCACGCTCTTTCTCCTCAGCAAATCAGACTGCGGTTAAATGACCTGGAAAACAAGGGATATATCGTAAAAGGACGTGGTCGTGCCGGAACACAAATTACATTAGAAGGCGAGCAGTATTTAGCTCAGCTAAAATCCTATCAAAAAAGCCGTTAG
- a CDS encoding DUF2202 domain-containing protein, with the protein MKKIAIVAVISFIIFNFNLLEVNAEALPENYGAKGALQDSSITLEEALTYALEDEYLAQARYDDIIKEYGEIRPFTQIKVAEQRHITALLPLFTRYNISVPDNKASQYITTPKTLKEAFEAGVQGEIDNIAMYQKLADLPDLPQDVRTVMVRLGDASENHLAAFKNGLSQYQ; encoded by the coding sequence GTGAAAAAAATAGCGATTGTTGCAGTCATCAGCTTTATTATCTTCAACTTCAATCTTCTTGAAGTCAATGCAGAAGCACTCCCAGAAAACTACGGTGCAAAAGGAGCATTACAAGACTCTTCTATTACGCTTGAAGAAGCATTAACTTATGCATTGGAAGATGAGTACCTTGCTCAAGCGCGATACGATGACATTATTAAAGAATATGGTGAGATTAGACCCTTTACGCAAATAAAAGTGGCAGAACAAAGGCACATCACTGCACTTCTTCCCTTATTTACAAGGTACAACATTAGCGTTCCAGATAATAAAGCAAGTCAGTATATAACAACGCCAAAAACGCTCAAAGAAGCGTTCGAAGCAGGGGTACAAGGAGAAATTGATAACATTGCGATGTATCAAAAATTAGCTGATCTTCCTGATCTGCCGCAGGATGTACGAACCGTTATGGTCCGGCTTGGAGACGCTTCAGAAAACCATCTTGCTGCATTTAAGAATGGGCTAAGTCAGTATCAATGA
- a CDS encoding potassium channel family protein — MISFLLTLKRMLTALWWAVKDKEFQVLFFLTTITLISGRIFYHAVEKWSVIDSLYFSVVTLTTVGFGDISPQTDFGKIFTIIYLFTGVGLILGFMNKLALYMGRSKSRKQDDRERKSLNES; from the coding sequence ATGATTTCCTTTCTTCTTACGTTAAAGAGAATGTTAACCGCATTATGGTGGGCGGTTAAAGATAAGGAATTCCAGGTGCTATTCTTTTTAACAACGATCACCCTCATTTCAGGAAGGATTTTCTATCATGCGGTAGAGAAGTGGTCTGTGATCGATTCGCTGTATTTTAGTGTTGTTACGCTAACGACCGTTGGCTTTGGTGATATTAGTCCGCAAACCGATTTTGGTAAGATTTTTACGATCATTTATTTGTTTACTGGAGTTGGGCTTATTTTAGGATTTATGAATAAGCTTGCTTTGTATATGGGAAGAAGTAAATCAAGAAAACAAGATGACCGTGAAAGGAAGAGCTTAAACGAAAGTTAA
- a CDS encoding nucleoside deaminase, whose product MTEKDWLTHAIQLASKSVTDYRGGPFGAIVVKDGVVIGEGFNQVTSDHDPTAHAEVVAIRNACQKLGTHQLDGCVIYASCEPCPMCLGAIYWSRPDRVYFAASRHEAADAGFDDAVIYEEIEKKPEQRTIPFHHIEMKEKNEPFQNWQKHGERVEY is encoded by the coding sequence ATGACAGAGAAAGATTGGCTCACACATGCCATTCAGTTAGCATCAAAAAGCGTTACAGATTATCGTGGTGGTCCATTTGGGGCTATCGTTGTAAAAGATGGCGTTGTGATTGGGGAAGGGTTCAATCAAGTGACAAGCGACCACGACCCAACTGCTCATGCAGAAGTTGTCGCTATTCGAAACGCTTGCCAAAAACTCGGGACACATCAGCTTGACGGCTGTGTCATTTACGCAAGCTGCGAACCATGCCCAATGTGCCTCGGTGCCATTTACTGGTCACGGCCAGATCGCGTTTACTTCGCAGCTTCAAGACACGAAGCTGCCGATGCAGGATTTGACGATGCTGTCATCTATGAAGAAATTGAGAAAAAACCTGAACAAAGAACCATCCCGTTCCATCATATTGAAATGAAAGAAAAGAACGAGCCTTTTCAAAACTGGCAAAAACATGGCGAACGAGTAGAATACTAA
- a CDS encoding type 1 glutamine amidotransferase domain-containing protein encodes MSKRILMVVTTADTMNEGHKTGLWLSEFGEAYIEFEKRGYQITVASPLGGKAPVDERSLEGGETPQEILDTAKHLEDTEKLEKIVGASTFDAIFMPGGHGTMFDLPDNDKLQHLIREFYESNKIVASVCHGPAGLVGATLSNGTPLVSGKTITAFTDDEERETTLDQFMPFLLESRLRELGANIVTKENWAEHMQVDGNLITGQNPQSTTIVAKEVVQKLS; translated from the coding sequence ATGAGCAAACGTATATTAATGGTTGTTACAACCGCAGATACAATGAATGAAGGACATAAAACAGGTTTATGGTTATCGGAGTTTGGGGAAGCATATATCGAATTTGAAAAGCGTGGTTATCAAATCACAGTGGCAAGTCCTCTAGGTGGAAAAGCGCCAGTGGATGAACGCAGTCTAGAAGGTGGAGAAACCCCTCAAGAAATCCTCGATACGGCGAAACACCTTGAAGATACAGAAAAGCTTGAAAAAATTGTTGGGGCGTCTACGTTTGATGCGATCTTTATGCCTGGTGGACATGGAACGATGTTTGATTTACCAGATAACGATAAGCTTCAGCATTTAATTCGTGAATTTTATGAATCAAACAAAATTGTCGCTTCTGTTTGCCATGGTCCCGCTGGGCTTGTTGGCGCTACCCTTTCAAATGGAACGCCATTAGTTTCAGGTAAAACAATTACGGCGTTCACAGACGATGAAGAAAGAGAGACAACACTTGATCAATTCATGCCTTTCTTACTTGAATCACGCCTTCGTGAATTAGGTGCAAACATTGTAACGAAAGAGAATTGGGCAGAACATATGCAGGTAGATGGAAATTTGATTACTGGTCAGAATCCACAATCTACAACAATCGTGGCAAAGGAAGTTGTGCAGAAATTAAGCTAA